In Citrus sinensis cultivar Valencia sweet orange chromosome 4, DVS_A1.0, whole genome shotgun sequence, one DNA window encodes the following:
- the LOC102626319 gene encoding CSC1-like protein At1g69450 isoform X5, translating into MIFYIRVLVLFSRLWVHFGAVYLVTIFVCYLLYSEYKYICVKRMDYFYSSKPQPHQFTVLVRSIPVSAGSTIGDTVENFFKEFHPTTYLSHTVIHQTSNLCRLMDYAKKLYGRLIHLQSDSNQEKNQQRKVDLVDHYGKRLENIEENSRLERSEVSMARHELQAAFVSFKSRYGAAIAFHMQQSTNPTDWLLEQAPEPNDVYWPFFSASFMRRWISKIVVVVACILLTILFLIPVLVVQGLTNLNQLEIWFPFLKSILTIKFVSQVVTGYLPNLILLVFLKIVPPVMEFLSSIQGYISHSDIQKSACNKVLWFMIWNIFFATVFSGSVLYQLNIVLDPKNIPARLGVAVPAQASFFIAYVVTSGWTGISSELFQIFPLICSLISKPFTKSKDDDFEVPAIHYHSELPRILLFGLLGITYFFLAPLILPFLLIYLCLAYIIYRNQFINVYEPKYETAGKFWPIVHNSMIFSLVLMHAIAVGIFTIKKLSTASTLIFPLPVLTLLFNEYCRKRFLPNFIAYPAEVLIKKDREDRDDATIAEFFDSLAIAYRHPALLTVHHSGTGDSLNRPLLSSPEI; encoded by the exons ATGATCTTTTATATTAGGG TTTTGGTCCTTTTCTCCAGGTTATGGGTTCACTTCGGCGCAGTGTATCTTGTCACTATATTTGTCTGCTATCTTCTTTATTCT gaatataaatatatatgtgtgaaAAGAatggattatttttattcatccAAACCTCAGCCACATCAGTTCACTGTCTTAGTTCGCAGTATCCCTGTTTCTGCTGGGAGCACCATCGGTGACACTGTTGAGAACTTCTTTAAAGAGTTTCATCCTACTACCTATCTGTCGCATACAGTTATTCATCAAACAAGTAATCTCTGTAGACTCATG GATTATGCAAAGAAGCTGTATGGAAGGCTTATCCACTTACAATCAGATTCCAATCAAGAAAAGAATCAGCAACGGAAGGTTGATCTTGTGGATCATTATGGGAAAAGGTTAGAAAACATTGAGGAGAATTCGAGATTGGAGCGATCAGAGGTTTCAATGGCTAGACAT GAACTTCAAGCTGCCTTCGTGTCCTTCAAGTCTCGATACGGAGCTGCAATTGCTTTCCACATGCAACAATCAACCAATCCCACAGATTGGTTGCTAGAGCAAGCTCCTGAACCAAATGATGTTTATTGGCCTTtcttttctgcatcatttatGCGAAGATGGATCTCCAAGATTGTGGTTGTAGTTGCCTGCATTCTTTTGACAATTTTGTTCCTTATTCCTGTGCTGGTTGTGCAAGGCCTTACTAACTTGAATCAGTTGGAAATTTGGTTCCCATTCCTGAAAAGCATCCTAACCAT AAAATTTGTCAGTCAAGTAGTTACAGGATACCTTCCCAATCTCATTCTTCTGGTATTTCTGAAGATAGTGCCTCCTGTCATGGAGTTCCTTTCCTCCATTCAAGGATACATATCTCACAGTGACATACAAAAGAGTGCATGTAACAAAGTACTTTGGTTCATGATATGGAACATCTTTTTTGCAACTGTATTTTCTGGATCAGTTCTATACCAGCTCAATATTGTTCTTGACCCAAAGAATATTCCTGCAAGGCTAGGTGTTGCAGTTCCAGCTCAG GCCTCTTTCTTCATTGCTTATGTCGTCACATCCGGATGGACTGGCATTTCCTCCGAACTCTTTCAGATATTCCCTCTTATATGCAGTCTAATTAGCAAACCTTTTACCAAAAGTAAAGATGATGACTTTGAAGTTCCAGCTATCCATTATCACAGTGAACTTCCAAGGATTCTTTTATTTGGACTTCTTGGTATTACATATTTCTTCCTGGCTCCACTAATTCTGCCCTTCCTATTGATATACCTCTGTCTTGCATACATTATCTACCGTAATCAG TTCATAAATGTATATGAACCCAAGTATGAAACAGCTGGGAAATTTTGGCCAATTGTACACAACTCGATGATATTTTCCTTGGTACTTATGCATGCTATTGCAGTGGGAATTTTCACTATAAAGAAGCTCTCTACAGCATCAACCCTAATTTTTCCTCTCCCAGTCCTCACACTTCTTTTCAATGAGTACTGCCGGAAACGCTTCCTACCCAATTTTATTGCTTATCCTGCTGAG GTTTTGATTAAGAAAGACCGGGAAGACCGGGATGATGCTACCATAGCTGAATTCTTTGATAGCTTGGCCATCGCCTACCGGCACCCAGCCTTGTTGACAGTTCATCACTCTGGAACTGGTGACAGCCTTAATAGACCCCTTTTATCATCCCCTGAAATTTGA
- the LOC102626319 gene encoding CSC1-like protein At1g69450 isoform X1, which yields MLVSALLTSVGINSGLCVLFFTLYSILRKQPSNYEVYVPRLLAKGSSNRRRRFNLEMLIPSAGWVSRAWKHSEEDLLESSGLDAVVFMRVITFSLKVFLFAGIIGIFVILPVNAGGTEIYEIDFADLPNNSLDVFTISNVNRGSHRLWVHFGAVYLVTIFVCYLLYSCLLLQEYKYICVKRMDYFYSSKPQPHQFTVLVRSIPVSAGSTIGDTVENFFKEFHPTTYLSHTVIHQTSNLCRLMDYAKKLYGRLIHLQSDSNQEKNQQRKVDLVDHYGKRLENIEENSRLERSEVSMARHELQAAFVSFKSRYGAAIAFHMQQSTNPTDWLLEQAPEPNDVYWPFFSASFMRRWISKIVVVVACILLTILFLIPVLVVQGLTNLNQLEIWFPFLKSILTIKFVSQVVTGYLPNLILLVFLKIVPPVMEFLSSIQGYISHSDIQKSACNKVLWFMIWNIFFATVFSGSVLYQLNIVLDPKNIPARLGVAVPAQASFFIAYVVTSGWTGISSELFQIFPLICSLISKPFTKSKDDDFEVPAIHYHSELPRILLFGLLGITYFFLAPLILPFLLIYLCLAYIIYRNQFINVYEPKYETAGKFWPIVHNSMIFSLVLMHAIAVGIFTIKKLSTASTLIFPLPVLTLLFNEYCRKRFLPNFIAYPAEVLIKKDREDRDDATIAEFFDSLAIAYRHPALLTVHHSGTGDSLNRPLLSSPEI from the exons ATGCTTGTGTCAGCTCTGTTAACATCAGTGGGAATAAATTCTGGCCTctgtgttttgttttttacgTTATACTCAATATTGCGGAAACAACCGAGTAATTATGAAGTTTATGTACCTCGCTTACTGGCCAAAGGAAGTTCTAACCGGAGACGTCGATTCAACCTAGAAATGTTAATACCTTCAGCAGGGTGGGTGTCAAGGGCATGGAAGCATTCGGAAGAGGATCTATTAGAATCCTCCGGCTTGGATGCTGTCGTCTTCATGCGTGTTATAACCTTCAG TTTGAAAGTATTTTTGTTTGCTGGGATTATTGGAATTTTTGTGATTCTGCCAGTCAACGCTGGGGGAACTGAGATTTATGAGATTGACTTTGCTGATTTACCCAATAATTCATTGGATGTGTTTACCATTTCAAATGTAAACCGTGGCTCTCATAG GTTATGGGTTCACTTCGGCGCAGTGTATCTTGTCACTATATTTGTCTGCTATCTTCTTTATTCT TGTTTGCTTCTGCaggaatataaatatatatgtgtgaaAAGAatggattatttttattcatccAAACCTCAGCCACATCAGTTCACTGTCTTAGTTCGCAGTATCCCTGTTTCTGCTGGGAGCACCATCGGTGACACTGTTGAGAACTTCTTTAAAGAGTTTCATCCTACTACCTATCTGTCGCATACAGTTATTCATCAAACAAGTAATCTCTGTAGACTCATG GATTATGCAAAGAAGCTGTATGGAAGGCTTATCCACTTACAATCAGATTCCAATCAAGAAAAGAATCAGCAACGGAAGGTTGATCTTGTGGATCATTATGGGAAAAGGTTAGAAAACATTGAGGAGAATTCGAGATTGGAGCGATCAGAGGTTTCAATGGCTAGACAT GAACTTCAAGCTGCCTTCGTGTCCTTCAAGTCTCGATACGGAGCTGCAATTGCTTTCCACATGCAACAATCAACCAATCCCACAGATTGGTTGCTAGAGCAAGCTCCTGAACCAAATGATGTTTATTGGCCTTtcttttctgcatcatttatGCGAAGATGGATCTCCAAGATTGTGGTTGTAGTTGCCTGCATTCTTTTGACAATTTTGTTCCTTATTCCTGTGCTGGTTGTGCAAGGCCTTACTAACTTGAATCAGTTGGAAATTTGGTTCCCATTCCTGAAAAGCATCCTAACCAT AAAATTTGTCAGTCAAGTAGTTACAGGATACCTTCCCAATCTCATTCTTCTGGTATTTCTGAAGATAGTGCCTCCTGTCATGGAGTTCCTTTCCTCCATTCAAGGATACATATCTCACAGTGACATACAAAAGAGTGCATGTAACAAAGTACTTTGGTTCATGATATGGAACATCTTTTTTGCAACTGTATTTTCTGGATCAGTTCTATACCAGCTCAATATTGTTCTTGACCCAAAGAATATTCCTGCAAGGCTAGGTGTTGCAGTTCCAGCTCAG GCCTCTTTCTTCATTGCTTATGTCGTCACATCCGGATGGACTGGCATTTCCTCCGAACTCTTTCAGATATTCCCTCTTATATGCAGTCTAATTAGCAAACCTTTTACCAAAAGTAAAGATGATGACTTTGAAGTTCCAGCTATCCATTATCACAGTGAACTTCCAAGGATTCTTTTATTTGGACTTCTTGGTATTACATATTTCTTCCTGGCTCCACTAATTCTGCCCTTCCTATTGATATACCTCTGTCTTGCATACATTATCTACCGTAATCAG TTCATAAATGTATATGAACCCAAGTATGAAACAGCTGGGAAATTTTGGCCAATTGTACACAACTCGATGATATTTTCCTTGGTACTTATGCATGCTATTGCAGTGGGAATTTTCACTATAAAGAAGCTCTCTACAGCATCAACCCTAATTTTTCCTCTCCCAGTCCTCACACTTCTTTTCAATGAGTACTGCCGGAAACGCTTCCTACCCAATTTTATTGCTTATCCTGCTGAG GTTTTGATTAAGAAAGACCGGGAAGACCGGGATGATGCTACCATAGCTGAATTCTTTGATAGCTTGGCCATCGCCTACCGGCACCCAGCCTTGTTGACAGTTCATCACTCTGGAACTGGTGACAGCCTTAATAGACCCCTTTTATCATCCCCTGAAATTTGA
- the LOC102626319 gene encoding CSC1-like protein At1g69450 isoform X2 has product MLVSALLTSVGINSGLCVLFFTLYSILRKQPSNYEVYVPRLLAKGSSNRRRRFNLEMLIPSAGWVSRAWKHSEEDLLESSGLDAVVFMRVITFSLKVFLFAGIIGIFVILPVNAGGTEIYEIDFADLPNNSLDVFTISNVNRGSHRLWVHFGAVYLVTIFVCYLLYSEYKYICVKRMDYFYSSKPQPHQFTVLVRSIPVSAGSTIGDTVENFFKEFHPTTYLSHTVIHQTSNLCRLMDYAKKLYGRLIHLQSDSNQEKNQQRKVDLVDHYGKRLENIEENSRLERSEVSMARHELQAAFVSFKSRYGAAIAFHMQQSTNPTDWLLEQAPEPNDVYWPFFSASFMRRWISKIVVVVACILLTILFLIPVLVVQGLTNLNQLEIWFPFLKSILTIKFVSQVVTGYLPNLILLVFLKIVPPVMEFLSSIQGYISHSDIQKSACNKVLWFMIWNIFFATVFSGSVLYQLNIVLDPKNIPARLGVAVPAQASFFIAYVVTSGWTGISSELFQIFPLICSLISKPFTKSKDDDFEVPAIHYHSELPRILLFGLLGITYFFLAPLILPFLLIYLCLAYIIYRNQFINVYEPKYETAGKFWPIVHNSMIFSLVLMHAIAVGIFTIKKLSTASTLIFPLPVLTLLFNEYCRKRFLPNFIAYPAEVLIKKDREDRDDATIAEFFDSLAIAYRHPALLTVHHSGTGDSLNRPLLSSPEI; this is encoded by the exons ATGCTTGTGTCAGCTCTGTTAACATCAGTGGGAATAAATTCTGGCCTctgtgttttgttttttacgTTATACTCAATATTGCGGAAACAACCGAGTAATTATGAAGTTTATGTACCTCGCTTACTGGCCAAAGGAAGTTCTAACCGGAGACGTCGATTCAACCTAGAAATGTTAATACCTTCAGCAGGGTGGGTGTCAAGGGCATGGAAGCATTCGGAAGAGGATCTATTAGAATCCTCCGGCTTGGATGCTGTCGTCTTCATGCGTGTTATAACCTTCAG TTTGAAAGTATTTTTGTTTGCTGGGATTATTGGAATTTTTGTGATTCTGCCAGTCAACGCTGGGGGAACTGAGATTTATGAGATTGACTTTGCTGATTTACCCAATAATTCATTGGATGTGTTTACCATTTCAAATGTAAACCGTGGCTCTCATAG GTTATGGGTTCACTTCGGCGCAGTGTATCTTGTCACTATATTTGTCTGCTATCTTCTTTATTCT gaatataaatatatatgtgtgaaAAGAatggattatttttattcatccAAACCTCAGCCACATCAGTTCACTGTCTTAGTTCGCAGTATCCCTGTTTCTGCTGGGAGCACCATCGGTGACACTGTTGAGAACTTCTTTAAAGAGTTTCATCCTACTACCTATCTGTCGCATACAGTTATTCATCAAACAAGTAATCTCTGTAGACTCATG GATTATGCAAAGAAGCTGTATGGAAGGCTTATCCACTTACAATCAGATTCCAATCAAGAAAAGAATCAGCAACGGAAGGTTGATCTTGTGGATCATTATGGGAAAAGGTTAGAAAACATTGAGGAGAATTCGAGATTGGAGCGATCAGAGGTTTCAATGGCTAGACAT GAACTTCAAGCTGCCTTCGTGTCCTTCAAGTCTCGATACGGAGCTGCAATTGCTTTCCACATGCAACAATCAACCAATCCCACAGATTGGTTGCTAGAGCAAGCTCCTGAACCAAATGATGTTTATTGGCCTTtcttttctgcatcatttatGCGAAGATGGATCTCCAAGATTGTGGTTGTAGTTGCCTGCATTCTTTTGACAATTTTGTTCCTTATTCCTGTGCTGGTTGTGCAAGGCCTTACTAACTTGAATCAGTTGGAAATTTGGTTCCCATTCCTGAAAAGCATCCTAACCAT AAAATTTGTCAGTCAAGTAGTTACAGGATACCTTCCCAATCTCATTCTTCTGGTATTTCTGAAGATAGTGCCTCCTGTCATGGAGTTCCTTTCCTCCATTCAAGGATACATATCTCACAGTGACATACAAAAGAGTGCATGTAACAAAGTACTTTGGTTCATGATATGGAACATCTTTTTTGCAACTGTATTTTCTGGATCAGTTCTATACCAGCTCAATATTGTTCTTGACCCAAAGAATATTCCTGCAAGGCTAGGTGTTGCAGTTCCAGCTCAG GCCTCTTTCTTCATTGCTTATGTCGTCACATCCGGATGGACTGGCATTTCCTCCGAACTCTTTCAGATATTCCCTCTTATATGCAGTCTAATTAGCAAACCTTTTACCAAAAGTAAAGATGATGACTTTGAAGTTCCAGCTATCCATTATCACAGTGAACTTCCAAGGATTCTTTTATTTGGACTTCTTGGTATTACATATTTCTTCCTGGCTCCACTAATTCTGCCCTTCCTATTGATATACCTCTGTCTTGCATACATTATCTACCGTAATCAG TTCATAAATGTATATGAACCCAAGTATGAAACAGCTGGGAAATTTTGGCCAATTGTACACAACTCGATGATATTTTCCTTGGTACTTATGCATGCTATTGCAGTGGGAATTTTCACTATAAAGAAGCTCTCTACAGCATCAACCCTAATTTTTCCTCTCCCAGTCCTCACACTTCTTTTCAATGAGTACTGCCGGAAACGCTTCCTACCCAATTTTATTGCTTATCCTGCTGAG GTTTTGATTAAGAAAGACCGGGAAGACCGGGATGATGCTACCATAGCTGAATTCTTTGATAGCTTGGCCATCGCCTACCGGCACCCAGCCTTGTTGACAGTTCATCACTCTGGAACTGGTGACAGCCTTAATAGACCCCTTTTATCATCCCCTGAAATTTGA
- the LOC102626319 gene encoding CSC1-like protein At1g69450 isoform X3 has product MLVSALLTSVGINSGLCVLFFTLYSILRKQPSNYEVYVPRLLAKGSSNRRRRFNLEMLIPSAGWVSRAWKHSEEDLLESSGLDAVVFMRVITFSLKVFLFAGIIGIFVILPVNAGGTEIYEIDFADLPNNSLDVFTISNVNRGSHRLWVHFGAVYLVTIFVCYLLYSCLLLQEYKYICVKRMDYFYSSKPQPHQFTVLVRSIPVSAGSTIGDTVENFFKEFHPTTYLSHTVIHQTSNLCRLMDYAKKLYGRLIHLQSDSNQEKNQQRKVDLVDHYGKRLENIEENSRLERSEVSMARHELQAAFVSFKSRYGAAIAFHMQQSTNPTDWLLEQAPEPNDVYWPFFSASFMRRWISKIVVVVACILLTILFLIPVLVVQGLTNLNQLEIWFPFLKSILTIKFVSQVVTGYLPNLILLVFLKIVPPVMEFLSSIQGYISHSDIQKSACNKVLWFMIWNIFFATVFSGSVLYQLNIVLDPKNIPARLGVAVPAQASFFIAYVVTSGWTGISSELFQIFPLICSLISKPFTKSKDDDFEVPAIHYHSELPRILLFGLLGITYFFLAPLILPFLLIYLCLAYIIYRNQVLIKKDREDRDDATIAEFFDSLAIAYRHPALLTVHHSGTGDSLNRPLLSSPEI; this is encoded by the exons ATGCTTGTGTCAGCTCTGTTAACATCAGTGGGAATAAATTCTGGCCTctgtgttttgttttttacgTTATACTCAATATTGCGGAAACAACCGAGTAATTATGAAGTTTATGTACCTCGCTTACTGGCCAAAGGAAGTTCTAACCGGAGACGTCGATTCAACCTAGAAATGTTAATACCTTCAGCAGGGTGGGTGTCAAGGGCATGGAAGCATTCGGAAGAGGATCTATTAGAATCCTCCGGCTTGGATGCTGTCGTCTTCATGCGTGTTATAACCTTCAG TTTGAAAGTATTTTTGTTTGCTGGGATTATTGGAATTTTTGTGATTCTGCCAGTCAACGCTGGGGGAACTGAGATTTATGAGATTGACTTTGCTGATTTACCCAATAATTCATTGGATGTGTTTACCATTTCAAATGTAAACCGTGGCTCTCATAG GTTATGGGTTCACTTCGGCGCAGTGTATCTTGTCACTATATTTGTCTGCTATCTTCTTTATTCT TGTTTGCTTCTGCaggaatataaatatatatgtgtgaaAAGAatggattatttttattcatccAAACCTCAGCCACATCAGTTCACTGTCTTAGTTCGCAGTATCCCTGTTTCTGCTGGGAGCACCATCGGTGACACTGTTGAGAACTTCTTTAAAGAGTTTCATCCTACTACCTATCTGTCGCATACAGTTATTCATCAAACAAGTAATCTCTGTAGACTCATG GATTATGCAAAGAAGCTGTATGGAAGGCTTATCCACTTACAATCAGATTCCAATCAAGAAAAGAATCAGCAACGGAAGGTTGATCTTGTGGATCATTATGGGAAAAGGTTAGAAAACATTGAGGAGAATTCGAGATTGGAGCGATCAGAGGTTTCAATGGCTAGACAT GAACTTCAAGCTGCCTTCGTGTCCTTCAAGTCTCGATACGGAGCTGCAATTGCTTTCCACATGCAACAATCAACCAATCCCACAGATTGGTTGCTAGAGCAAGCTCCTGAACCAAATGATGTTTATTGGCCTTtcttttctgcatcatttatGCGAAGATGGATCTCCAAGATTGTGGTTGTAGTTGCCTGCATTCTTTTGACAATTTTGTTCCTTATTCCTGTGCTGGTTGTGCAAGGCCTTACTAACTTGAATCAGTTGGAAATTTGGTTCCCATTCCTGAAAAGCATCCTAACCAT AAAATTTGTCAGTCAAGTAGTTACAGGATACCTTCCCAATCTCATTCTTCTGGTATTTCTGAAGATAGTGCCTCCTGTCATGGAGTTCCTTTCCTCCATTCAAGGATACATATCTCACAGTGACATACAAAAGAGTGCATGTAACAAAGTACTTTGGTTCATGATATGGAACATCTTTTTTGCAACTGTATTTTCTGGATCAGTTCTATACCAGCTCAATATTGTTCTTGACCCAAAGAATATTCCTGCAAGGCTAGGTGTTGCAGTTCCAGCTCAG GCCTCTTTCTTCATTGCTTATGTCGTCACATCCGGATGGACTGGCATTTCCTCCGAACTCTTTCAGATATTCCCTCTTATATGCAGTCTAATTAGCAAACCTTTTACCAAAAGTAAAGATGATGACTTTGAAGTTCCAGCTATCCATTATCACAGTGAACTTCCAAGGATTCTTTTATTTGGACTTCTTGGTATTACATATTTCTTCCTGGCTCCACTAATTCTGCCCTTCCTATTGATATACCTCTGTCTTGCATACATTATCTACCGTAATCAG GTTTTGATTAAGAAAGACCGGGAAGACCGGGATGATGCTACCATAGCTGAATTCTTTGATAGCTTGGCCATCGCCTACCGGCACCCAGCCTTGTTGACAGTTCATCACTCTGGAACTGGTGACAGCCTTAATAGACCCCTTTTATCATCCCCTGAAATTTGA
- the LOC102627178 gene encoding uncharacterized protein LOC102627178, giving the protein MDNYQIPDEGLNLDEWEQVQSPSLRIRSTRTPSREWDMAAIRDNYLQDSVSFFPPSQHEGLQTITQDQHEVPNSPSSASSLSLLSNGLATDNSSSSAWRPRFENLRFGIARIAAKFRYHAAYIGGFCSFASVTGVVAAVLLAFVYAKVRRTWRRKFQEENNRLIVLVKEKDEKISQLLLQISQMNELLSARRKVPVLRIG; this is encoded by the exons ATGgataattatcaaattccaGATGAAGGCTTGAACTTGGACGAATGGGAGCAAGTCCAGTCACCTTCTCTGCGTATACGGTCCACAAGAACCCCATCAAGAGAATGGGATATGGCAGCAATTAGAGACAATTATCTTCAAGATAGTGTTTCATTCTTTCCTCCTAGCCAGCATGAAGGCTTACAAACAATTACTCAAGATCAGCATGAAGTGCCAAATTCGCCATCATCGGCTTCTTCGCTTTCTTTATTGTCTAATGGATTAGCTACGGATAATAGTTCAAGCTCAGCTTGGAGGCCACGTTTTGAGAATCTGAGGTTTGGGATTGCAAGAATTGCTGCTAAGTTTCGTTACCATGCGGCATATATCGGTGGGTTTTGTTCCTTTGCATCGGTGACTGGAGTTGTGGCGGCTGTGTTGCTAGCTTTTGTGTATGCAAAAGTGCGGAGGACGTGGCGTAGAAAATTTCAGGAAGAGAACAACCGTTTAATTGTCTTGGTCAAAGAGAAAGACGAG AAAATTAGTCAGCTCTTGCTTCAAATTTCCCAGATGAATGAATTATTATCGGCACGCCGCAAGGTCCCGGTGCTTCGAATTGGTTGA
- the LOC102626319 gene encoding CSC1-like protein At1g69450 isoform X4 yields MIFYIRVLVLFSRLWVHFGAVYLVTIFVCYLLYSCLLLQEYKYICVKRMDYFYSSKPQPHQFTVLVRSIPVSAGSTIGDTVENFFKEFHPTTYLSHTVIHQTSNLCRLMDYAKKLYGRLIHLQSDSNQEKNQQRKVDLVDHYGKRLENIEENSRLERSEVSMARHELQAAFVSFKSRYGAAIAFHMQQSTNPTDWLLEQAPEPNDVYWPFFSASFMRRWISKIVVVVACILLTILFLIPVLVVQGLTNLNQLEIWFPFLKSILTIKFVSQVVTGYLPNLILLVFLKIVPPVMEFLSSIQGYISHSDIQKSACNKVLWFMIWNIFFATVFSGSVLYQLNIVLDPKNIPARLGVAVPAQASFFIAYVVTSGWTGISSELFQIFPLICSLISKPFTKSKDDDFEVPAIHYHSELPRILLFGLLGITYFFLAPLILPFLLIYLCLAYIIYRNQFINVYEPKYETAGKFWPIVHNSMIFSLVLMHAIAVGIFTIKKLSTASTLIFPLPVLTLLFNEYCRKRFLPNFIAYPAEVLIKKDREDRDDATIAEFFDSLAIAYRHPALLTVHHSGTGDSLNRPLLSSPEI; encoded by the exons ATGATCTTTTATATTAGGG TTTTGGTCCTTTTCTCCAGGTTATGGGTTCACTTCGGCGCAGTGTATCTTGTCACTATATTTGTCTGCTATCTTCTTTATTCT TGTTTGCTTCTGCaggaatataaatatatatgtgtgaaAAGAatggattatttttattcatccAAACCTCAGCCACATCAGTTCACTGTCTTAGTTCGCAGTATCCCTGTTTCTGCTGGGAGCACCATCGGTGACACTGTTGAGAACTTCTTTAAAGAGTTTCATCCTACTACCTATCTGTCGCATACAGTTATTCATCAAACAAGTAATCTCTGTAGACTCATG GATTATGCAAAGAAGCTGTATGGAAGGCTTATCCACTTACAATCAGATTCCAATCAAGAAAAGAATCAGCAACGGAAGGTTGATCTTGTGGATCATTATGGGAAAAGGTTAGAAAACATTGAGGAGAATTCGAGATTGGAGCGATCAGAGGTTTCAATGGCTAGACAT GAACTTCAAGCTGCCTTCGTGTCCTTCAAGTCTCGATACGGAGCTGCAATTGCTTTCCACATGCAACAATCAACCAATCCCACAGATTGGTTGCTAGAGCAAGCTCCTGAACCAAATGATGTTTATTGGCCTTtcttttctgcatcatttatGCGAAGATGGATCTCCAAGATTGTGGTTGTAGTTGCCTGCATTCTTTTGACAATTTTGTTCCTTATTCCTGTGCTGGTTGTGCAAGGCCTTACTAACTTGAATCAGTTGGAAATTTGGTTCCCATTCCTGAAAAGCATCCTAACCAT AAAATTTGTCAGTCAAGTAGTTACAGGATACCTTCCCAATCTCATTCTTCTGGTATTTCTGAAGATAGTGCCTCCTGTCATGGAGTTCCTTTCCTCCATTCAAGGATACATATCTCACAGTGACATACAAAAGAGTGCATGTAACAAAGTACTTTGGTTCATGATATGGAACATCTTTTTTGCAACTGTATTTTCTGGATCAGTTCTATACCAGCTCAATATTGTTCTTGACCCAAAGAATATTCCTGCAAGGCTAGGTGTTGCAGTTCCAGCTCAG GCCTCTTTCTTCATTGCTTATGTCGTCACATCCGGATGGACTGGCATTTCCTCCGAACTCTTTCAGATATTCCCTCTTATATGCAGTCTAATTAGCAAACCTTTTACCAAAAGTAAAGATGATGACTTTGAAGTTCCAGCTATCCATTATCACAGTGAACTTCCAAGGATTCTTTTATTTGGACTTCTTGGTATTACATATTTCTTCCTGGCTCCACTAATTCTGCCCTTCCTATTGATATACCTCTGTCTTGCATACATTATCTACCGTAATCAG TTCATAAATGTATATGAACCCAAGTATGAAACAGCTGGGAAATTTTGGCCAATTGTACACAACTCGATGATATTTTCCTTGGTACTTATGCATGCTATTGCAGTGGGAATTTTCACTATAAAGAAGCTCTCTACAGCATCAACCCTAATTTTTCCTCTCCCAGTCCTCACACTTCTTTTCAATGAGTACTGCCGGAAACGCTTCCTACCCAATTTTATTGCTTATCCTGCTGAG GTTTTGATTAAGAAAGACCGGGAAGACCGGGATGATGCTACCATAGCTGAATTCTTTGATAGCTTGGCCATCGCCTACCGGCACCCAGCCTTGTTGACAGTTCATCACTCTGGAACTGGTGACAGCCTTAATAGACCCCTTTTATCATCCCCTGAAATTTGA